A stretch of DNA from Flavobacteriaceae bacterium MAR_2009_75:
AGTACCGGCTACCTATTTACAGCAACACGGCAACTGTACATTTGTTCTAGATACTGGCGCAGGTAGTGAGCTTACCAGAAATAAAACACCTTGGTTGGTCGATGAATCTTTAGACTGGACCAAAAGCTTGACAGCAAAGGCTATCGTATGGCTCTGCGACAAAACCGATAAATCAATTCTTAGTCTGACTGATAAAGATTACAATGACAATGGAATGTCAGGCTTATTAACTACTCAAGATTCTTATGACCTGAACATTCAAATGTTCAATAAACTTCAGCATACAATTACAGGTTGGCCTGGTGGCAAACCCAATGCCGATGATACCAATAGACCAGAGAGAGCCGAGCCGGCAAAGAAAAGAGTAATTATATTCAGTCCTCACCCTGATGATGATGTTATTTCTATGGGCGGTACTTTTGACCGATTGGTAGAGCAGGGTCATGAAGTGCATATAGTTTATCAAACTTCGGGCAATATTGCGGTATCCGATGCCGATGCCCTGCGCTATGCCGGTATTGCCAAGAGAATTAAACCCTCAGATGAGGCACAACAGCTTATAGATGATATCAAAGCTAAAAAAGAAAGCAGCTTCGATACCCTAAATGTTAGAAAACTAAAAGGAAATATAAGACGTGGAGAATCATATGCTGCTACACGTTACTTGGGCCTATCTGATGAAAATGTTCATTTTTTAGATTTGCCGTTTTATGAGACTGGTGCTATCAAGAAGAATAATCTTTCTGATGCCGATATTGAGATTATGATGAATATCATCACAGAAATAAAACCGCATCAAATTTATGCCGCAGGTGACCTTGCAGATCCGCACGGCACCCATAAAGTTTGTTTGGATGCTGTTTTCGAGTCTATGAAACGTTTGAAGTCTGAACCTTTTATGGAAGACTGCTGGTTGTGGCTTTACAGAGGCGCGTGGCACGAGTGGGATATTCATGAAATCGAAATGGCCGTACCTATGAGTCCGGATCAGGTGTTGAAAAAGCGCTATGCCATATTCTGTCACCAATCGCAGAAAGATGGGGTTATGTTTCAAGGTGATGATGCTAGAGAATTCTGGATGCGGGCCGAGGAACGCAACAGAGGTACCGCTCAAAAATACAGGGCATTGGGCTTGTCAGACTATGCTGCAATCGAAGCATTTGTTCGTTATAAATTCGATTAATTTTTAATAAATTATTTTAAAGGCCTATTATTCTCAATGATAGGCCTTCTTTTTGTTTATGACCAAAAATTTAATTTTCATATTCGTCTTGCTCGTTAGCTTAAATTCTTGCTCGGTATTTCAACCAGTGCCTGAACCTAGAAGAGAGTTCCGCGGTTTTTGGATGGCAACAGTCGTGAATATTGACTGGCCTAAAAGCGGTCATGATTCCATAGAAAAGCAAAAAGCGGACTACCTCAAAATACTTGATTTTTATCAAGACCTAAATTTTAATGCCGCTATAGTTCAAGTGCGCACTGCGGGCGATGCATTTTACGACTCAAATTATGCGCCTTGGTCACGGTATTTAACGGGTGAAGAAGGAAAAGCTCCTGATTCAACTCAATCAAACCACAAGACAGGTATGTTGAGTTGGATGATTGATGAAGCCCACATTCGTGGGATGGAGTTTCATGCGTGGTTAAATCCCTACCGTGCTACTTTTGACCTGAAAACAGAAACTTTAAGTACCAATCACGATTACCATAGGCATCCCGATTGGATGGTGAAATATGGGAAGAAATATTATTATAATCCCGGTTTGCCGGCTGTTCAAGACCACATGGTTTCAATTATTAAAGAACTCATCAATAATTACCCTATAGATGCCATACATTATGATGATTATTTCTACCCCTACACCATAAAAGATGAAACATTTAAAGATTCCACTACCTTCAACAACTATAAACTCCCCAATCAAAGTCTGGAAGATTGGCGAAGAAGTAATATGGATTCACTTATTAAAAAAAGTTACCATGCCATTAAAGAGGTTAGGCCCTCGGTTCAATTTGGTGTAAGCCCGTTCGGTGTATGGAAAAACAAAAGCACCGATTCCAGAGGTTCCGATACCCGAGCAGGTCAGACTACTTTCGAAAATTTATATGCCGACCCCTTACTGTGGATGCAAGAAGGTTGGCTCGACTATATAGTTCCTCAAATTTATTGGAGTATGGACCTAGAGGTAGCTTCCCACAGAAAATTACTGGATTGGTGGGCAGATAACACTCAAACCACCAATCTCTATATTGGTAATGGCCCTTATAAAATCAAGAATAATAGTGACAAAGCATGGAATAAAAACCGAGAGCTACCTGATCAACTGACATATGCTCGAGAAAATGAAACCGTAAACGGCAATGTCTTTTTTAGTGCTAAGAGTCTTATGCAGCAGAAGAAAGGTTACATCAGTCGATTAAAGAAAAAATTTTATAAAAACCCTGCTTTGCCACCATTGGTAAATATGGGGGACTTTATCCCTTTTAAAATTCCGACTCTGCTAAAGGTTGAGGAAAGTGCCGGTAAAGTAATCTTGCATTTTGATGATTTTCAAGATGTACAACTTATAATTATTTATTCCTCTGGAAATGAGGGTCAAACCTTCTATCAAAATAAAAAAATTCTTTCTAAAATTTTTGTTGAAGAAGAGAATACGATTGTACTTCAGTCTGAAGATATAAATAACAATAAACATTTAGCTTATACATTTATCGATAAATATGGTAAGGAAACTGAGCCTAAAATCATACATTTAAAGCAAACCGAACTTTATGATCAAAAAAGATAAATGGGCATGGGCATGGGTTCCCCCGCTATATTTTGCAGAAGGTCTCCCCAATGTAATCATCGCTTCGGTCTCGGTAATTATGTACAAAAAACTGGGTATCAGCAATACCGATATTACACTTTACACTGGCCTATTATACTTGCCGTGGGTACTAAAACCTATCTGGAGCCCTATTGTAGACCTTAAAAGCACCAAAAGACATTGGTTCTTGATCATGCAACTTTTAATATCGGTCATGTTTTTGGCCGTTGGCCTTACCTTACCCACACAAATGTTTTTTGTGACCACCTTGGCCTGTTTTTGGGTAGCGGCATTCGCCTCGGCGACCAATGATATTGCTTCAGATGGATATTACATGATAGGGCTTTCCGAAAAAAAAACAATCTTTTTTTGTTGGTATTAGAAGCACCTTTTATAGGCTCGCCATGGTTACTGGTAGTGGTCTCATAGTTGTTTTCGGTGGATATCTCGAAAGAATCTACGGAGACAATACAAAAGCTTGGAGCATTACCATGATAGCAACGGGGGCATTAATGCTTTTGCTTACAATCATAAACTTCTTTACAACGCCCAAATTCGAAAGCTCTTTGGCTATTAAAACACAAAGGCCGAAAGCATTTTTAGAAGTGTTTACATCATTCTTTAAAAAGCCCAACATTGCGGTAGCCCTTGCCTTTATTTTGACTTATCGTCTTGGGGAATCTCAACTAGCCAAAGTCGCTCAATTATTCATGCTCGATGAACGTACAAAAGGTGGGCTGGCCATTTCAACTGAAAACGTCGGTATTATTTACGGTGTGGTCGGTCTGATCACGCTTTCTGCTGGCGGTATTTTAGGCGGAATCTTAATTTCGAGGGACGGACTAAAAAAATGGATGCTACCCATGATGTTGTTTCTTAACGTACCCAACGTACTTTATGCAATTCTGGCAGTATCAAAAACTTCAAATTTGGCATTTGTTATTGGCACTGTAGCTTTCGAACAATTTGGTTACGGTTTTGGTTTTGCAGCCTTTCTCATGTACCTCATCTACATAGCCGAAGGGCAATCAAAAACATCTCATTACGCCATAGCCACCGGTTTTATGGCCTTGGGGGCCATGCTTCCGGGAATGATAAGCGGAGCTGTTCAAAAATGGTTGGGTTACGATGGTTTTTTCATTTGGGTCGTTATATCGGCCCTACCCGCATTCTTTCTTTTAAAATTTTTAAAATACCCCCCGGAATTCGGAAAAAAATCGGCACAGACAGATGCTTAAAGTAAACACCTACACTATGGAGAGTGATAAATTGAACCTTGCGGAAAAAGTCGGACAACTCTTTATGCCAGCTGCTTTTATCAATGATTCAGAAGAGGAAATTATACAGCTCGAACAATTGATAAGGAAACACCATGTCGGTGGTATATGCTTTTTTCATAGTCGAGCCAGTGCGGCCACTAATTTTGAGGGCAAAAAGCTGGTTGTCAAAAATGACAATAGTTATGATACCCTAAAGAATTTGATCCAACGTTACCAAAATGCGGCCAAATACCCTTTATTGGTGGCTATTGATGCAGAGTGGGGTTTGGCCATGCGTATCGAAAAAACGCCGCAATACCCTTATGCCATTACCTTGGGCGCGATTCAAGATAATAACGAACTTATATTTCAGGTAGGGAAAAATATTGCCCAAGATTGTATTTCCACAGGTATTCATTGGAATCTTTCTCCAGTGGTCGATATTAACAACAATGCGCACAACCCCGTTATCGGGTATAGATCTTTTGGGGAAGAAAGAGATTTGGTTACCGAAAAGGCTCTACAGTACATCAAGGGTACGCAAAGCGAAGGTGTATTGACCAGCATCAAGCATTTTCCAGGTCATGGTGACACAGCTACGGACTCCCATTTAGGACTACCCTTAATCGAAAAATCGAAAGATGAACTTATAGACAATGAACTTTATCCTTTTAAAAAACTGATTGCCGAAGGTGTTGAATCGGTTATGGTCGGGCACCTCTCCGTACCGGCATTGGCAAAAGAAAAAAATACACCTTCAAGTATATCTAAAGATATTATCAAAGGTGTTTTAAGAAAAGAGATGCAATTTGATGGGGTCGTTATTTCCGACGCTCTAAATATGCATGCAGTCTCTAAGAATTACCCCGAAAAAGGTGAACTGGAATGGCTCGCTTTCGACGCTGGAAACGATATTCTATGCTTTGCAGAAAACACCTCTGAAGGGATTCAAAAAATTATAGAAAATGCTTCAGAGAAACATATTGAAGAAAGTTTTAAAAGAGTATGGCAATTAAAAGAAAAGGCCTTTCTGCAAGTTGAAAAAAAAACTACCCTTTCCAATGCTTCCAGTTTAAATAAAAAAATTGCGCAAAAAAGTATCACCCTTTTAAAAGGAGATGAGAAGACGATAGCTAATTTTAGAAACCAAAATTTTACTGTTGTTAGCAACACTCCAGAAAAAGGAAAGCCTTTTATGAAAAGTCTCAAAAGTAATGCCGTCATCAACCTAGAAGAGGCTGAAGATTTGAATAAGGCGAACCTTGTTTTAGCCTTATTTCCACCGCAAATTAAACCGAGCAATAATTTCGGACTCTCCTCAGGGCAACTGGAATCTATAAATCGAATAATTAAAAAAAACAGAGTAGTTTTCTATCTGTTCGGTAATCCTTATGTTCTAAATCATCTGAATTTTGATACGGCCGAGGCTGTCATTGTCGCTTACCAAGATTTTGAAGAATTTCAACATGTAGCACAGCAGCATTTTTTAGGCAAACAAGAGGCGGTTGGTAAACTGCCCGTAACCATTGAAAAGAAATGAAAAGTTACAATATTATCGGTTTAATGTCCGGCACTTCGTTAGACGGTTTAGATTTGGCCTTCTGTAAAATAGAGCGGCAAGACGGTAACTACAATTTCGAGATTGCGCAGACGAAAAGTGTTTCCTATTCCAAAGAAATGAAAAACCGCCTTAAAAATTCCATTTATTTGGCTGCGGATGAATTGCTTATATTTCATAATTCATACGGAACTTGGCTGGGCGAACAGGTAAGAGATTTTGTCACCGAGCATAACTTGAAAGTCGATAGTATTGCAAGCCACGGTCATACCACACATCATCAGCCCGAGAACGGGCTCACCTTTCAAATAGGTTCTGGCCAACATCTAGCCAATGCCTGTGGTCAAAAAGTAATTTGTGATTTTCGCACCAATGATGTTGCGCTGCATGGGCAAGGAGCCCCCCTTGTACCCATCGGTGATAGGCTTTTCTTTAACCAATATGACTTCTGCTTGAATTTGGGCGGTATCAGTAATGTATCATTTGAGAAAAATGGAAAGCGTTTGGCTTATGATATAGGGTTGGCCAATATGATCCTGAACCATATCACTCAAAAAGAAGGCCTAGCTTATGATAAAGGCGGCCAATTGGCACGAAGCGGAGAGGTAAACGTCGATATGCTACAAAAACTTAATGCCTTGGAGTTCTACAAGCTCCCCTTTCCGAAATCAATCGGTTTTGAATGGTTTGTAGACAAAGTAGCACCCATAGTCGATGGCACCAATGACCATATGAACAATTTATTGTGCACCAGTATTCATCATGTTTGTGAACAAGTAGCCATACAAATAAAAAACAATGCTCAAACTGATAGTAAAAGCCTCTTTGTTACGGGTGGCGGAGCTCTAAACGATTTTTTGGTTGAAACCCTACAAGACAAACTTGGTGATTCGGTTAAAGTTGTCGTGCCAGAAAAAAAGCTTATCGAATTTAAAGAAGCTTTGGTTTTTGCGCTAATGGGAGTTTTACGATTGCAAGAAAAAACCAACGTTCTTTGCTCGGTTACCGGTGCAAAATCAGATTCATCGAGCGGTATCATTTATTTACCAAATTAAATCTGCAACAAATTGTTATATTAGTAAATTCAACAACTTAAATTTAAAATCCACCATGTCCGAAAAGCAAGAAAAAGCCAGTGCTTACTGGAAAGAAAACGTCAGATACTTGTTCATTCTTCTTGCCATATGGTTTGCGGTATCATATGGGGCCGGAATACTATTCAGGGATGTGTTGAACCAAATCAGAATCGGGGGTTTTGAACTAGGCTTTTGGTTCGCCCAACAAGGTTCTATTTATGTATTCGTAATTCTCATATTCGTTTATGTGCGGTTGATGAATACCTTAGATAAAAAATACGGCTACAACGAATAAACCCAATACCAACCAACTATTTCCCTATTCTGGGAATAACCAAAATCAAAACCTATGGATGTTCAAACCTGGACGTATCTTTTAGTCGGAATTACTTTTACGCTATATATCGGCATTGCCATTTGGTCCAGGGCTGGATCTACCAACGATTTTTACGTGGCCGGTGGTGGAGTTTCTCCACTCGCAAATGGTATGGCTACCGCCGCCGATTGGATGTCGGCCGCCTCTTTTATCTCCATGGCGGGCATAATTTCATTTGCAGGATACGATGGCTCGGTCTACCTTATGGGTTGGACAGGTGGCTATGTGCTACTAGCCCTACTCTTGGCGCCCTATCTTAGAAAATTCGGGAAGTTTACCGTACCAGATTTTATAGGCGATCGGTATTATTCAAAAACAGCACGTATCGTAGCCGTAATTTGCGCTCTTATTGTCTCCTTTACCTATGTGGCCGGTCAAATGCGCGGTGTGGGAGTAGTTTTCTCGCGTTTTCTTGAGGTTGACATCAATACTGGTGTTATTATCGGTATGGTGATAGTTCTTTTCTATGCCGTTTTAGGGGGATGAAAGGCATCACCTATACCCAGGTGGCCCAATACTGTGTACTTATTTTTGCCTTTATGGTTCCGGCAATATTTATTTCCATACAAATGACCGGAAACCCTATTCCGCAGTTGGGTATGGGATCACAACTAAACGATGGCTCTGGAGTGTATTTGTTGGATAAACTAAACGGACTCTCTACTGAGCTTGGTTTTGCCGAATATACCGATGGTAAAAAATCTACCGTTGATGTATTTATGATTACGTTGGCGCTTATGGTGGGTACTGCGGGTCTACCGCATGTAATCGTCCGTTTCTTTACGGTAAAGCGTGTAAAAGATGCTAGGAAATCTGCAGGCTTGGCACTTTTGCTAATAGCCATATTGTATACTACAGCTCCGGCCGTATCGGTTTTCGCCCGCACCAACATGATTAATACGGTGAGCAACAAAGAATATAATTCAATGCCAGAATGGTTCAAAAACTGGGAAACTACGGGGTTGTTGATTTTCGACGATAAAAATAAAGATGGTAAAATTCAATATGTTGCCGATACCTCTAAGAACGAGTTAACGGTAGACCGTGATATTATGGTGTTGGCAAATCCTGAGATTGCAGACCTTCCAGCTTGGGTAATCGCTCTAGTGGCTGCAGGTAGTTTAGCGGCCGCTTTATCTACCGCTGCCGGTCTGCTTTTAGTAATTTCAGCTTCGGTTTCTCACGATTTAATTAAAAAAATATTGGTGCCGGGCATTTCAGAGAAAGGAGAGCTTTGGGCAGCCCGTGGGGCCGCAACCGTAGCAGTTGTTATAGCCGGGTATTTTGGAATAAACCCGCCAGGCTTTGTCGCTGCGGTGGTGGCATTGGCTTTTGGTCTCGCAGCCGCTTCTTTTTTTCCCGCAATCGTTTTAGGTATTTTTTATAAAAAAATGAATAAAGAGGGTGCCATTGCTGGAATGGTCATCGGTATATCGTTGATGCTCTTTTATATGTTGAAATTCAAGTTCGGAATTTTTGACGGTGGTAAAGGGGCAGTGCCTGCTTTGGAAAAAGATTGGTGGTTCGGCATATCACCTGAAGGGTTCGGCAGCGTAGCGATGATCGTAAACTTTCTTGTATCGATAGTCATCATGCAGTTCACTCCCCCGCCCCCTGAAAACGTGCAAGCAATTGTAGAAGATATTAGAATTCCCAGTGGTGCCGGAGAGGCCACTGGACATTAATTTTTTATTTAACTTTAAAGAAACACAGTACACTAATGAGCAATTACCACATTAAGCATTTAGAAGAATATTTTCAAGTCTATAGAAAATCGGTTCGCAATCCCGAAGCGTTTTGGGAAGAGATTGCCGAAGAGCATTTCGTATGGCGAAAAAAATGGGACAATGTTCTAAGTTGGGATTTCTCAAAACCGGAAATAAAGTGGTTCGAAGGAGCCAAATTGAATATTACCGAAAACTGTATCGATAGGCATTTACCTACACGTGGAGATAAGACAGCTATTTTATTCGAGTCCAATGACCCAAATGAAGAAGCACAACACATAACGTACCGCGACCTTCATGAAAAAGTGTGTCGCATGGCGAACGTTTTGCTTGATCAGGGTGTGAAAAAGGGGGATCGGGTATGCATCTATCTACCTATGATTCCTGAATTGGCCGTATCGGTTCTGGCATGTGCCCGAATCGGTGCCATTCACTCTGTGGTCTTTGCAGGTTTCTCTTCCAGTGCCTTGGCCGCCAGAGTCAATGATTCTGATTGTAAATTGGTAATTACATCCGATGGTTCATATCGAGGAGCAAAGACCATTGACCTGAAGAGTATTGTTGATAAGGCGCTCGAAAGTTGCCCTGGGGTTAAAAATGTTTTGGTGGCCAAGCGAATCAACACTGATATCGATATGAAAGAGGGTAGAGATAAATGGCTACAACCTCTTTTAGATGAGGCTTATGCCGATTGTGTCGCTGAAATCATGGATGCCGAAGACCCTTTATTCATACTTTACACCTCAGGTTCTACAGGTAAGCCCAAAGGTATGGTACATACCATAGGTGGCTACATGGTCTATACGGCATATACTTTTAAAAACGTATTTCAGTACCGCGAAGAAGACGTCTATTGGTGTACCGCCGATATCGGTTGGATTACCGGACACTCTTACATTTTGTACGGACCGTTGGCCAATGGTGCCACGACCGTAATGTTCGAAGGCGTTCCCTCTTACCCAGATTATGGGCGTTTCTGGGAAATTGTTGAAAAACATAAAGTAAGTCAATTCTATACCGCACCAACCGCTATTCGCGCCTTGGCAAAAGAAAATTTAGAATTCTTAGATAAACATGACCTTTCTTCTTTAAAAGTACTTGGTTCTGTAGGTGAACCTATCAATGAAGAAGCTTGGCATTGGTACAATAACAATGTGGGCAAAAAGAATAGCCCTATTGTAGATACGTGGTGGCAAACCGAAACCGGAGGTATTATGATTACCCCAATACCCTATGTCACCCCCACCACTCCCACTTATGCTACTTTGCCATTTATTGGTATTCAACCCGCTCTGATGGATGAAGAGGGAAAAGAAATTAAGGGGAAACAGGTTTCTGGAAGGTTGTGTATCAAATTTCCGTGGCCAGCGATTGCTCGAACTATTTGGGGAAATCATGATCGATACAGAGACACCTACTTTTCCGCATTTAAGAACATGTATTTTTCAGGTGATGGTGCGCTCAGAGATGCCGTGGGGTACTATCGCATCACCGGCCGTGTAGATGATGTGGTTATCGTATCTGGTCACAATCTGGGAACAGCACCCATCGAAGATTCTATAAACGAACATCCAGCGGTAGCTGAAAGTGCCATTGTTGGTTTCCCACATGATATCAAAGGAAATGCGCTCTACGGATTCGTAATTCTTAAAGAGTTTGGGGAGACCCGAAACCGAGAAAATCTGGCAAAGGAAATCAACCAACAGATTACGGAACATATCGGGCCAATTGCAAAACTCGATAAAATTCAGTTTGTTTCGGGCTTGCCAAAAACAAGAAGTGGTAAAATAATGCGAAGAATACTACGGAAAATAGCATCTAACGACACGAGCAATATGGGTGACACCTCCACCCTATTGAACCCTGAAATAGTCAAAGAGATTATGGATGAATCATTATAAAAAAAACGCTGGGAACATTTAACATGTTCCCAGCGTTTTTTTCTCTTACTTAGATTGTTCTTTATTAGGCACGGGCCAAGGCATGTTTTTTTCTTACCATGAGCATTATACCCAAAGAAAGTAGTCCGCAAATGGCTAAACCTACGAACATGGGCCAAACTGTGTCTGTAACAAAGCCACCGATATAACTTGCAATGGGCACTGCAATTACGGTAGAAACGAATCCATTTATAGCCGCACCTATACCGGCAATATGTCCTATCGGTTCCATAGCAATAGAACGAAAATTTCCCCATAGAAATCCCAAACAGAAAAATTGAACCGATAGAAAGCCTACCAAAACGATTACATTCGGGTTGGGTTGGTTCCAGAAAAGCAATACATATAGCAAAGCAATACTACAAAATGCGGTCAATGCCATCAGAGCCAGTCTTCGCATACCAAACCGCATGACCAAAGTGCCGTTCAACAAGGTCGACAATCCGATAGAAACTGCCAGACCGGCAAAAATATAGGGAAACGAATCTACCAAACCATATTGGTCTTCAAAAACATGCTGCGAGGCACTAAGGTACACAAGAAAAGCTCCTGTTATGAACCCAGAAGTAAAGGTAAAAGCCACAGATTCCCTGTGTTTTAAAAATTCTTTAAGGCCATTCTTAAAAACACCCATTGAAAAAGGTACTTTATATTGAGGCTTGAGAGTTTCTTGTTGACGTTTCCAAAACCAGATACCAACGACCAGAGCAAAGAACAGCTGTACATAGAATATAGCTTGCCAACTAAAGGCATCCATTATCCATTTTCCGGTGGCCGGTGCAATAACGGGAATCAAAATGAAAAATGCCGTTACGAAAGACATCATTCTTGCCATATAATCTCCACTGTAGGTGTCTCGAATAATAGAAATAGCTATGCTTCGAGGTGCGGAAAGGCCGACCCCTTGAAGCATTCTACCGGCAACCATTATTTCTAAAGAATTGGCCATTAGGCATATGGCGCTCCCCACCCCGAAAGTCAAAAAACCGGCATATACCATGGGCTTTCTGCCGTAACTATCCGACAAGGGGCCGAAAAACAATTGACCGATACCCAGACCCAAAAAAATCATGGTAATCATCATTTGATTGGCCGTGGGGTCAAAGCTGTTGACCGCCTCCCCGATATGCGAAAGTGCAGGCAACAGTGCATCTAAAGCCAAAGCGACAATCGACATCAGCGAGGCCATCAAAGCTATAAATTCAAAATTCGGCTTTACATTTTCGTTTTGCATTGTGCAAAATTAGGCATATAAGCTGTAAGCCTCGTTATCAAAACTTCATTTTACCGATATACTGGGTATTGCATTGCAAATATGTATTTTTGTCAAAAATTTATCAGGAATGTTGATTATAGGGATTGCCGGTGGAACAGGCTGTGGAAAAACAACAGTTGTCAATCAGATTATTGATGAGCTTCCGGAAGGTGAAGTGGGGGTGATTTCTCAAGACTCATACTACAACGACCTCTCTCATCTTCCTTTAGAACAGCGAAGAAAAACAAATTTTGACCATCCACAGTCCATTGATTTTCAACTTTTAGAAGAGCATCTTACTTCATTAAAAGAAGGGCATTCCATCAAACAACCGGTCTATTCATTTCTAGAATGCAACCGTACTGACAAGACAAATCCGGTGCACCCTACCAAAGTATTGATAGTTGAAGGGATACTGATCTTGACCAACTCAAGACTTCGCAATATGATGGACATTAAGATTTTTGTTCATGCAGATTCAGACGAACGTCTGATACGAAGACTCAAACGTGATGTTAACGAACGTGGCTGGAATTTGGACGAAACCTTGGAAAAGTACCAATCGAACATCAAACCGATGCATTTGCAATTTATAGAACCCAGTAAAGAATATGCAGATATCATTATACCCAACAATAAATACAACACTGTTGCAGTTGATATTGTGAAGACGATCATCAACGAAAAATTGACATAGGCACGATGGGGTTAAAAGACTTGCGAAAGAAAAAATGGTTCAGTGTGCTTACCAATGTCTACATTTTGGTGCTCACCGTCTTTGTTATTTGGATGCTCTTTTTCGACACCAACTCATTATTGATTCATTTAGAATTAAAAAAAGAAATCAATAAACTTGAGAAGCAACAAGAATTTTTAAAAGAGGAAATAGCCAACGATAAGATAATTCTAGAAAGGCTTTCCGACCCTGAAGAACTGGAGAAGTTCGCCCGCGAAAAGTACTACCTTAAAAAGAAGAATGAAGAAATTTATCTAATCGAGTACGAAGACAGCTTAAAGCTTAAACCAAAAGATTAACCCACTTACCAATTAGACTACAGTTATAGTGGTTGATAAACGATTTTAATTTACTGTTAACCAACTTTAACGCAAAACACCATAGTTATTCACCTTGTGTTAACAAAATGGTTTC
This window harbors:
- a CDS encoding cation/acetate symporter (manually curated) → MDVQTWTYLLVGITFTLYIGIAIWSRAGSTNDFYVAGGGVSPLANGMATAADWMSAASFISMAGIISFAGYDGSVYLMGWTGGYVLLALLLAPYLRKFGKFTVPDFIGDRYYSKTARIVAVICALIVSFTYVAGQMRGVGVVFSRFLEVDINTGVIIGMVIVLFYAVLGGMKGITYTQVAQYCVLIFAFMVPAIFISIQMTGNPIPQLGMGSQLNDGSGVYLLDKLNGLSTELGFAEYTDGKKSTVDVFMITLALMVGTAGLPHVIVRFFTVKRVKDARKSAGLALLLIAILYTTAPAVSVFARTNMINTVSNKEYNSMPEWFKNWETTGLLIFDDKNKDGKIQYVADTSKNELTVDRDIMVLANPEIADLPAWVIALVAAGSLAAALSTAAGLLLVISASVSHDLIKKILVPGISEKGELWAARGAATVAVVIAGYFGINPPGFVAAVVALAFGLAAASFFPAIVLGIFYKKMNKEGAIAGMVIGISLMLFYMLKFKFGIFDGGKGAVPALEKDWWFGISPEGFGSVAMIVNFLVSIVIMQFTPPPPENVQAIVEDIRIPSGAGEATGH
- a CDS encoding acetyl-coenzyme A synthetase; translation: MSNYHIKHLEEYFQVYRKSVRNPEAFWEEIAEEHFVWRKKWDNVLSWDFSKPEIKWFEGAKLNITENCIDRHLPTRGDKTAILFESNDPNEEAQHITYRDLHEKVCRMANVLLDQGVKKGDRVCIYLPMIPELAVSVLACARIGAIHSVVFAGFSSSALAARVNDSDCKLVITSDGSYRGAKTIDLKSIVDKALESCPGVKNVLVAKRINTDIDMKEGRDKWLQPLLDEAYADCVAEIMDAEDPLFILYTSGSTGKPKGMVHTIGGYMVYTAYTFKNVFQYREEDVYWCTADIGWITGHSYILYGPLANGATTVMFEGVPSYPDYGRFWEIVEKHKVSQFYTAPTAIRALAKENLEFLDKHDLSSLKVLGSVGEPINEEAWHWYNNNVGKKNSPIVDTWWQTETGGIMITPIPYVTPTTPTYATLPFIGIQPALMDEEGKEIKGKQVSGRLCIKFPWPAIARTIWGNHDRYRDTYFSAFKNMYFSGDGALRDAVGYYRITGRVDDVVIVSGHNLGTAPIEDSINEHPAVAESAIVGFPHDIKGNALYGFVILKEFGETRNRENLAKEINQQITEHIGPIAKLDKIQFVSGLPKTRSGKIMRRILRKIASNDTSNMGDTSTLLNPEIVKEIMDESL
- a CDS encoding DHA1 family bicyclomycin/chloramphenicol resistance-like MFS transporter, which codes for MQNENVKPNFEFIALMASLMSIVALALDALLPALSHIGEAVNSFDPTANQMMITMIFLGLGIGQLFFGPLSDSYGRKPMVYAGFLTFGVGSAICLMANSLEIMVAGRMLQGVGLSAPRSIAISIIRDTYSGDYMARMMSFVTAFFILIPVIAPATGKWIMDAFSWQAIFYVQLFFALVVGIWFWKRQQETLKPQYKVPFSMGVFKNGLKEFLKHRESVAFTFTSGFITGAFLVYLSASQHVFEDQYGLVDSFPYIFAGLAVSIGLSTLLNGTLVMRFGMRRLALMALTAFCSIALLYVLLFWNQPNPNVIVLVGFLSVQFFCLGFLWGNFRSIAMEPIGHIAGIGAAINGFVSTVIAVPIASYIGGFVTDTVWPMFVGLAICGLLSLGIMLMVRKKHALARA
- a CDS encoding uridine kinase, whose translation is MLIIGIAGGTGCGKTTVVNQIIDELPEGEVGVISQDSYYNDLSHLPLEQRRKTNFDHPQSIDFQLLEEHLTSLKEGHSIKQPVYSFLECNRTDKTNPVHPTKVLIVEGILILTNSRLRNMMDIKIFVHADSDERLIRRLKRDVNERGWNLDETLEKYQSNIKPMHLQFIEPSKEYADIIIPNNKYNTVAVDIVKTIINEKLT
- a CDS encoding septum formation initiator — protein: MGLKDLRKKKWFSVLTNVYILVLTVFVIWMLFFDTNSLLIHLELKKEINKLEKQQEFLKEEIANDKIILERLSDPEELEKFAREKYYLKKKNEEIYLIEYEDSLKLKPKD